Proteins encoded together in one Desulfovibrio sp. window:
- a CDS encoding type II and III secretion system protein, translating to MKNIHFHIRILWAAMLGLVILLAACADKKEKDPFMEKWEKVAEETKDKTYTHQDRKVEFSQLQVKSDAKIIDEKPKRNLPTMRVSLNFYNTDLQAVLRSMARIANQNIILSASLQAPENQGKHKVNLNVSETPWDQAFNSILNANGLSYDWDGEIIRVMTLEDMKGQNEMKKAVAEKMAQTEKQKTVEPMVTVKVQVNYADVTELEKTLKGYLASSGAAPGGAPGAAPGAPGAPAAGAASGSDELAGKIKGLVVADRHSSSIVIQAPREHAEMLVKLVEKLDEPRLQVHLKAFIVEATKDSLQDIGFQWGGFFKSIADPSGNSAFIQSSTDRTVASDGTVTYTNTYGLGPSSRGYAFNFPAAITNTGSPPGAGLGAQGAAINFLWGNINNNILQMQLTALARDGKVSILSEPSLTTLDNSMAFTENGEKVPYVSVSQNGTNVQFIDAVLRLEMTPHVIDGRNLRMKLIIKNDEVVTDQTQWVQGNPPIRKKETNTTLIVEDGSTIIISGLAKHTKSKSSQGFPGLKDIPAAGYLFGDKSKQDTKQDVLIFITPTILKGGTAIAEGPQPMSQAPQTPSGRPGSPDRQPIPLGPAPTVPQPGRPGS from the coding sequence ATGAAAAATATCCATTTCCACATACGAATTTTATGGGCGGCTATGCTGGGGCTTGTCATCCTGCTTGCGGCCTGTGCGGACAAGAAAGAGAAAGACCCCTTCATGGAGAAATGGGAGAAAGTAGCAGAAGAAACAAAAGACAAAACCTATACGCACCAGGACCGTAAAGTGGAGTTCTCCCAGCTCCAGGTGAAGTCAGACGCAAAAATCATAGACGAAAAGCCAAAACGCAACCTGCCCACAATGCGGGTGTCGCTCAATTTCTACAATACGGACCTTCAGGCGGTGCTGCGTTCCATGGCTCGCATCGCCAATCAAAACATCATTCTCTCCGCCTCCCTCCAGGCTCCCGAGAACCAGGGTAAGCATAAGGTGAACCTAAACGTCAGCGAGACTCCCTGGGACCAGGCCTTCAATTCAATCCTCAATGCCAACGGATTGAGCTACGATTGGGACGGGGAGATCATCCGTGTCATGACACTGGAAGATATGAAGGGCCAGAACGAAATGAAGAAGGCCGTTGCTGAGAAAATGGCCCAAACCGAGAAGCAAAAAACCGTTGAGCCCATGGTGACCGTTAAGGTTCAGGTGAACTACGCGGACGTCACCGAGTTGGAAAAAACTCTGAAGGGATACCTGGCTTCCTCTGGGGCGGCTCCAGGTGGTGCTCCCGGCGCTGCTCCCGGAGCGCCAGGCGCCCCGGCTGCTGGCGCCGCCTCGGGCAGCGATGAACTTGCAGGGAAGATCAAGGGATTGGTCGTGGCCGACAGGCATTCAAGTTCCATCGTCATCCAGGCCCCCAGAGAACATGCTGAGATGCTGGTGAAACTCGTTGAAAAACTCGACGAGCCAAGGCTCCAGGTGCACCTGAAGGCGTTCATCGTGGAGGCCACCAAGGACTCTTTGCAAGACATAGGTTTTCAATGGGGCGGCTTTTTCAAGTCCATCGCGGACCCCAGCGGCAACAGTGCCTTTATACAGTCCTCAACCGATAGGACCGTTGCGTCGGACGGTACCGTCACCTATACCAACACCTACGGGCTTGGGCCTTCCAGTCGCGGGTACGCCTTCAATTTCCCTGCCGCAATCACAAACACAGGCTCGCCTCCGGGTGCGGGCCTGGGGGCGCAGGGAGCGGCCATCAACTTCCTTTGGGGCAATATCAACAACAACATTCTCCAGATGCAGCTTACCGCGCTGGCCCGGGACGGCAAGGTCAGCATCCTCTCCGAGCCATCGCTCACCACCTTGGACAACAGCATGGCCTTCACCGAAAATGGCGAGAAGGTGCCGTATGTCTCAGTTTCTCAGAACGGTACTAACGTGCAGTTCATAGATGCGGTGCTGCGCCTGGAAATGACGCCGCATGTCATCGACGGCAGGAATCTGCGTATGAAGCTCATCATAAAAAATGATGAAGTGGTCACGGATCAGACGCAATGGGTGCAGGGCAATCCGCCCATCCGCAAGAAGGAGACCAACACCACACTCATCGTGGAGGACGGTTCCACCATCATCATTTCAGGGCTGGCCAAACACACCAAATCAAAATCGAGCCAGGGTTTCCCCGGGCTCAAGGATATTCCCGCAGCCGGTTATCTGTTCGGCGACAAGAGCAAGCAAGACACGAAGCAGGATGTCCTCATATTCATCACTCCCACTATCCTCAAAGGCGGAACGGCAATAGCTGAGGGGCCTCAGCCCATGTCCCAGGCCCCCCAGACTCCATCAGGTCGTCCAGGGTCCCCAGACCGGCAGCCGATACCCTTGGGGCCGGCTCCAACCGTTCCGCAGCCTGGAAGACCCGGCAGCTGA